In the genome of Streptomyces sp. SLBN-118, the window ACGGTGGAGATGTTCACGCCGGACGCGGTCTTGCGCACTTCGGAGAGGATGTCGTCGGGCGTCGCGTGCTCAAGCTTGTCGACGGCTTCGAGGACAAGCTGACGCTGTGGGGTCAGCCGGTAGCCACGCTGCCGCAGGTCGCTCTTCCAGTCGGTGCTCACCACGGAACCAGTGTAGGCGGGGCGGCATTGCAGCGGGCTTTGTCCACAGAGGCAGCCCTGACCGCGGGCCAGGGCCACCGAGGAGTCGCTACCGGCTATTTCGCTACTTGAAGAAGGCGATTCCGTCGTCGGGGAGGTCGCCCAGGTCCTTGGCCCACGCCTCGACCTGCTCCGGGGAGAGGACCTTCTTCAGGTGCGCCGACATGTACGGCCGCAGCGGGACCTCCGGCGTGGACTTCTCGCCCACCCACATCAGGTCGCCCTTCACATAGCCATACAGCCGCTTGCCACCGCTGTACGGGCCGGAGGCACTGGTACGCGCCACCGCGTCCGTCACCAGGTCGATCTGCGGCTTCTTCTCGGCGAGCTCGCCGTACCAGACCTCGACGACGCCCTGGTCACGGGCCATGACGATCTCGATCTTGCGGTCGGAGTCGATACGCCAGTAGCCGGACTCGGACTCCAGGGCCTTGACCTTGCTGCCCTCGGCGTCGAGGACCCAGGTGTGGGAGACGTACTCGACGAAGTCCCGGCCGTCGTGGCTGAAGGTGACGGACTGGCCGAAGTTGCACTTCTCGGCCCCCGGGAAATCGGAAACGCCCACGCCCTCCCAGGTACCGAGGAGGAATGCGAGGGGGACGAGGTCCGGGTTCAGGTCGGACGGAATCTCGATCATGAGCAGCTCTGGCGATCTGTAGAGATACGGGTGTGACTAGCGCTGACCCTGGTACAGCTTCTTCACGGTCAGACCGGCGAAGGCGACGACGCCGACGCAGACCAGGGCCAGAAGGGCTTCGAAGAATGCCTCAAGCACGGGGTGCTCCTCGGGTGAGCGGGTGAGCGGTAAAAGGGCCGGGGCCCAGCCTAATGGGTGGGCGCCCGGCCCTCTTCGTGAGGTGCGGCAAGCGGGCCGGCGGGGTCGTGTCGGCCTCAGAGCCTGCGGCCGACCGGACCGAACCTAGCCGAGGAGCTGGTTCTGCAGGATGACGGTCTGGTGGAAGGGGACGGCAGCGGCCGTGCCCTTCCTCGACTGGACGATCAGCGCGATCGTGTCGCCCGCCGTGATGTACGCGTGCCGGACGTGAAGGGGGCCATGGGGTGCCGCCTCGTCGTACAGCATGTGCTCCGTCGAGGGGACCGTCGCATCGGCCGGGTAGGACTCGTCCATCGGCGCGGTGTCCTCGACACCGTTGACCGGATAGGTGGCGTTGAGGTCCCCTCCGAGGTGATTGATGTTGAACGCGCGGGCGAAGCCGCCCGACCGGAAGCGGACCAGGTAGATCCGGGTCGAGGTGGCATCCGGCATGGTCCAGCTGCGGGCCGCGATGTCCAGGAGACCACCGTCGGTGAGGTCCTCCTTCATGCCGTCCCGGTCCTCCTCGGGGTATTCCGAGAGGAAGCGGTCCGCCGACACGAGGTTCTTGCCGGCCGCCGGGGCGACCTTCGCGCCCTCGGGCGCCGGAAGCAGCAGCGCGCCCAGGCCCGCGTAGTGGATCTGACCTGTGTTGCCCTTGTCGAACGGCAGCCCGGCGCCCGCCGGAAGTGCCGGCATCGTCAGCTTCGGATAGACCCAGCGGCCGTCGTCCTTGGTGCTGAGGCCGGGGACGTCGGTACGGGCCTGCTCGGTGATGCCGTATGCGGCACCGGCACCGAGGGTGGCGAAGACGAGCACGGCGGCGGTCCAGCGCAGTGCAGCACGCAGTCTCCGGCGCTCGGACTTGGGCGCGGGCTCGGGCGCGACCTCGGTCGCGGTCGCGGTCGCGGCCACCTCGTCGAGCGCGGGCTCCGGCTGCGCCTCGGGCACGGGCGCCGCACCGGGCTCAGGCTCCGGCGGAGCATCCGGCAGCGGGGGCGTCGGCGGCGTATTGGGCATCTGACCGGTCACACGTACTCCCCGGGAGACTTCAGAAGTTCGAGCTGCTTGGAGAGCATCGTCACTGCCTCTTTGGTGTCGAGCGGCTTGACGCCGTACGCGGTCGCGCTCACCAGCACATCGCCCTGGTAGGCGCTGCAGAACATGGCGTCGAGCTTCGCCTTGGAGGCCTTGGGCATCAGGAAGCACCGGGCGTTCTTGAAGCCCTGGATCGCGGGCCCCTTGCGGAAGATGCCGAGAGCGTCCGCGAACTCGCTCTGGAAGTTCGCCAGTTCGCGGCCCTTCCCGGCGTTCCGGATCTGCGCGAGCCGGGTCTCGATGACGAGCCCGCCCTTGCTGATCCGGTAGCTGCGCATCGCGACACCCTGAAGGTTCAGCTTGTCGATCGCCTTGTTGCTCTGATTGCGCTGATCGGAGGGCAGACCGCGCCCGCCATCCTTGAACACGGCGATGGCCTGCCTCTTGTTGAGGACGGTGTCATTCCCGTACTCGCCGATGTCCGGGCCCGGTTCGTACCCGTCCGGCACCGGCAGCAACCGGGCGGCGAGCCCCTTGGGCGGCGTGGCCTTGTCGTCACCCGCGGACCGGCCCTTCGGCTCCGCCCAGACGACGGTGGGCGCGGTGCGGTCGGCTTCGCCGAGCCTGTCCAGTGCCCAGAGGCTGCCGCCCGCGACGA includes:
- a CDS encoding FABP family protein — encoded protein: MIEIPSDLNPDLVPLAFLLGTWEGVGVSDFPGAEKCNFGQSVTFSHDGRDFVEYVSHTWVLDAEGSKVKALESESGYWRIDSDRKIEIVMARDQGVVEVWYGELAEKKPQIDLVTDAVARTSASGPYSGGKRLYGYVKGDLMWVGEKSTPEVPLRPYMSAHLKKVLSPEQVEAWAKDLGDLPDDGIAFFK